The Nakamurella deserti genome contains a region encoding:
- a CDS encoding NAD(P)H-quinone oxidoreductase, whose amino-acid sequence MHAIAIDGDRLTWTPAPDPAPGPDEVVIRVAAAGINRADLLQRKGQYPPPPGASEVLGMECSGVIDAVGADVGRWRVGDEVCALLAGGGYAERVAVPAVQVLPVPGGVDLIDAAGLPEVACTVWSTVVMAGRAQRGETLLVHGGTGGIGTFAIQLGVALGLRVMVTAGSAAGRQRCLDLGAERVVDYHDEDFVEVARELTDGRGVDVVLDVIGAKYLQRNVSALATLGRLTIIGMQGGAKAELDLGALLTKRATVLGTTLRSRPVTGRGSKADIVAEVEHQVWPLVASGAIRPVIGARMPITEAAAAHAALDSGSAPGGKVLLTVP is encoded by the coding sequence ATGCACGCCATCGCGATCGACGGAGACCGACTGACCTGGACCCCCGCACCCGACCCCGCACCGGGGCCGGACGAGGTCGTCATCAGGGTGGCTGCGGCCGGCATCAACCGTGCGGACCTGCTGCAGCGCAAGGGGCAGTATCCGCCGCCGCCGGGAGCGAGCGAGGTCCTGGGCATGGAGTGCAGCGGCGTGATCGACGCCGTCGGCGCCGACGTCGGGCGCTGGCGGGTCGGTGACGAGGTCTGCGCGCTGCTCGCCGGCGGCGGCTACGCCGAGCGGGTCGCGGTGCCCGCCGTCCAGGTGCTGCCGGTCCCCGGCGGGGTCGACCTGATCGACGCCGCCGGACTGCCCGAGGTGGCCTGCACGGTGTGGTCGACGGTGGTGATGGCCGGCCGTGCGCAGCGCGGCGAGACGCTGCTGGTGCACGGCGGTACCGGCGGGATCGGCACCTTCGCCATCCAGCTCGGGGTGGCCCTCGGGCTGCGGGTGATGGTCACCGCCGGCTCGGCCGCCGGCCGGCAGCGGTGCCTGGACCTCGGGGCGGAGCGGGTTGTGGACTACCACGACGAGGACTTCGTCGAGGTCGCGCGCGAGCTCACCGACGGCCGCGGGGTCGACGTCGTCCTGGACGTGATCGGCGCGAAGTACTTGCAGCGCAACGTGTCCGCGCTGGCCACCCTGGGACGGCTGACGATCATCGGCATGCAGGGCGGCGCGAAGGCCGAGCTGGACCTCGGCGCTCTGCTGACGAAGCGGGCCACCGTGCTCGGCACGACGCTGCGCTCCCGGCCGGTGACCGGTCGCGGCTCCAAGGCCGACATCGTCGCCGAGGTCGAGCACCAGGTGTGGCCGCTGGTGGCGTCCGGGGCGATCCGGCCGGTGATCGGCGCCCGGATGCCGATCACCGAGGCGGCCGCCGCCCACGCGGCGCTGGATTCCGGGTCCGCTCCCGGGGGCAAGGTCCTGCTGACCGTCCCCTGA
- a CDS encoding bacterial proteasome activator family protein, with protein MDRGMRDERDVGTDVSEPQGQRIVVIGPDGQPESGDASVTGNVQHFGGGESLSPADAIGEPAKVMRIGTMIKQLLEEVRSAPLDEASRERLKRTHAASLLELKSGLTPDLSEELDRLALPFSDDTTPSDAELRIAQAQLVGWLEGVFHGLQTALMAQQMAAKMQIEQMRRGLPPGQGGGGEQHGPGQGTGQYL; from the coding sequence ATGGACCGCGGCATGCGCGACGAGAGAGACGTAGGGACAGACGTGAGCGAACCCCAGGGGCAGCGCATCGTGGTGATCGGCCCGGACGGCCAGCCGGAGAGCGGCGACGCGTCGGTGACCGGCAACGTGCAGCACTTCGGCGGCGGCGAGTCGCTCAGCCCGGCCGACGCCATCGGCGAACCGGCCAAGGTGATGCGCATCGGCACGATGATCAAGCAGCTGCTCGAGGAGGTCCGCTCGGCGCCGCTGGACGAGGCCAGCCGGGAGCGGTTGAAGCGCACCCACGCCGCGTCGCTGCTGGAGCTCAAGTCCGGTCTGACGCCGGACCTCTCGGAGGAGCTGGACCGGCTGGCCCTGCCGTTCAGTGACGACACCACGCCGTCGGACGCCGAACTGCGCATCGCCCAGGCGCAGCTGGTCGGGTGGCTGGAGGGCGTCTTCCACGGGCTGCAGACCGCGCTGATGGCCCAGCAGATGGCCGCCAAGATGCAGATCGAGCAGATGCGCCGGGGCCTGCCCCCGGGGCAGGGCGGCGGCGGCGAGCAGCACGGTCCCGGTCAGGGCACCGGCCAGTACCTCTGA
- a CDS encoding glycogen debranching N-terminal domain-containing protein — translation MSLETPRTDAGPALSGAPRQPLLHDLVTSVAAPVVALSDPGGDIRPAGAQGVYAADLRWISRCELTVDGAVGEPIATATPGADSAEFVVLVRHLGNPGADPTVWIRRTRTVTPAGCAERLHLVNQSDAGIRPTVSLLVAADLAPIETVKMGGRPDAVAVDVTGDRVTLTAGGAVAVLTAADARIDPTGTGLRLSWTPDVPARSSVTVGWELTVDDPEAAVVAARRRVVRAPVVTADDRRLAPLVARSLADLQGLQMAAAGRPDETFLAAGSPWYLTLFGRDSLWAARMLLPTGTDLALGTLRTLAALQGTAVDPATAEEPGKIPHEVRRSVFAHGDTVLPALYYGTIDATPLWICLLADAWRWGLPAAEVESLLPALDRALGWLEHHGDSDGDGFLEYIDRSGHGLANQGWKDSGDAVRFRDGRVADGPIALAEVQGYAYEAAVKAADLLDAFGRPGATRWRSWAAALADRFRETFWLSDDLGRYPAIALDGDKVAVDAPASNMGHLLATGILSAAEAADVAARLVDPSMSSGFGLRTMSDRTDGYSPLSYHCGSVWPHDTAIAVHGLVSAGLTAAAAALADGLLAAGAAFENRFPELYAGFGATEIAVPVPYPASCRPQAWSAAAAVMVVQGFLGVRPDVPAGVVELAPAPGLGAIRVQRLRIAGEDIDISVDADGRCTWSTPPAGITVRVAGG, via the coding sequence GTGTCGCTGGAGACACCCCGCACCGATGCCGGTCCGGCGCTTTCCGGCGCACCCCGGCAACCGCTGCTGCACGACCTCGTGACCTCGGTCGCCGCGCCCGTGGTGGCACTGTCGGACCCCGGCGGGGACATCCGCCCGGCCGGAGCGCAGGGCGTCTACGCCGCCGACCTGCGGTGGATCTCCCGCTGCGAGCTGACCGTCGACGGCGCCGTCGGCGAACCGATCGCCACCGCCACCCCCGGCGCCGACTCCGCCGAGTTCGTCGTGCTGGTCCGGCATCTCGGGAACCCCGGGGCCGATCCGACGGTGTGGATCCGACGGACCCGCACCGTCACGCCCGCCGGGTGCGCCGAGCGGCTGCACCTGGTCAACCAGTCCGACGCCGGGATCCGGCCGACCGTGTCGCTGCTGGTCGCCGCCGATCTGGCCCCCATCGAGACGGTCAAGATGGGCGGCCGCCCGGACGCGGTCGCCGTCGACGTCACCGGGGACCGGGTCACCCTCACCGCGGGCGGCGCGGTCGCGGTGCTGACCGCGGCCGACGCCCGGATCGACCCCACCGGCACCGGCCTGCGGTTGTCCTGGACCCCCGACGTCCCCGCCCGCTCGTCGGTGACGGTCGGCTGGGAACTCACGGTCGACGACCCGGAGGCCGCCGTGGTGGCGGCCCGCCGCCGGGTGGTCCGCGCCCCGGTCGTCACCGCCGACGACCGCCGGCTGGCCCCGCTGGTGGCCCGTTCGCTCGCCGACCTGCAGGGGTTGCAGATGGCCGCCGCCGGGCGCCCGGACGAGACCTTCCTGGCCGCCGGATCGCCCTGGTACCTGACCCTCTTCGGCCGCGACTCGCTGTGGGCCGCGCGGATGCTGCTGCCCACCGGCACCGACCTGGCGCTGGGCACCCTGCGCACGCTCGCCGCCCTCCAGGGCACGGCCGTCGACCCGGCCACCGCCGAGGAGCCCGGCAAGATCCCGCACGAGGTCCGGCGCTCGGTGTTCGCCCACGGCGACACCGTGCTGCCGGCGCTCTACTACGGCACCATCGACGCCACCCCGCTCTGGATCTGCCTGCTCGCCGACGCCTGGCGGTGGGGGCTGCCGGCGGCCGAGGTCGAGAGCCTGCTGCCGGCGCTCGACCGCGCGCTGGGCTGGCTCGAGCACCACGGGGACTCCGACGGTGACGGCTTCCTCGAGTACATCGACCGCAGCGGGCACGGGCTGGCCAACCAGGGCTGGAAGGACTCCGGCGACGCGGTGCGGTTCCGGGACGGCCGTGTCGCCGACGGCCCGATCGCGCTGGCCGAGGTCCAGGGATACGCCTACGAGGCCGCGGTCAAGGCGGCCGACCTGCTCGACGCCTTCGGCCGCCCGGGGGCCACCCGGTGGCGTTCCTGGGCGGCGGCGCTCGCCGACCGGTTCCGCGAGACGTTCTGGCTGTCCGACGATCTCGGGCGCTACCCGGCCATCGCCCTGGACGGCGACAAGGTCGCGGTCGACGCCCCGGCGTCGAACATGGGACATCTGCTGGCCACCGGCATCCTGTCGGCGGCCGAGGCCGCCGATGTGGCGGCCCGTCTCGTGGATCCGAGCATGTCCAGCGGCTTCGGGCTGCGCACGATGAGCGACCGGACCGACGGCTACTCGCCCCTGAGCTACCACTGCGGCTCCGTCTGGCCGCACGACACCGCCATCGCCGTCCACGGTCTCGTGTCGGCCGGTCTCACCGCCGCCGCGGCGGCGCTGGCCGACGGGCTGCTCGCCGCGGGGGCGGCGTTCGAGAACCGGTTCCCGGAGCTGTACGCGGGCTTCGGCGCAACCGAGATCGCCGTGCCGGTGCCCTATCCGGCGTCCTGCCGCCCACAGGCCTGGTCGGCGGCCGCCGCGGTGATGGTGGTACAGGGCTTCCTGGGCGTCCGGCCGGACGTACCCGCCGGCGTCGTCGAACTGGCGCCGGCGCCCGGCCTCGGCGCGATCCGGGTGCAGCGGCTGCGGATCGCCGGGGAGGACATCGACATCTCCGTCGACGCGGACGGCCGGTGCACGTGGAGCACGCCACCCGCCGGGATCACCGTCCGCGTGGCCGGCGGCTGA
- a CDS encoding NAD(P)/FAD-dependent oxidoreductase — MNSRRYSSAHRRLAVNALSDAEPSCYWLDDVDAPDPRDTLTGGDTADLVVVGAGYSGLWTALIAKQRNPERDVVLLEGKTIGWAASGRNGGFCSASLTHGQANGMDWYPRDMPRLERLGRQNLAGIVETIEKFGIDCKLEKSGELRVATMEYQLADIWVDYQRMLDFGDDAVLLDQDAVRAELKSPTFLGAVWSKDKTVMVDPARLCWGLADACEELGVRIYENSWVNSMVREGATMVLTTPTGTVRANKVALGTNAFPSLLKRVRPYVVPVYDYAIATEPLTDDQLASIGWKNRQGVGDSGNLFHYYRLGEDNSILWGGYDVVYHYGGKIDDSFDQRPETFQRLSEHFFETFPQLEDVKFSHTWGGVIDTCSRFFPFYGTGHGGKVAHATGFTGLGVGATRFGAQVMLDLLDGRKTDITELETVRGKPVPFPPEPLRSGVINMTKWSVERADANEGKRNMWLRTLDRFGLGFDS, encoded by the coding sequence ATGAACTCCCGCCGCTACAGCTCGGCCCACCGCCGGCTGGCAGTCAACGCGCTCTCCGACGCCGAGCCCTCGTGTTACTGGCTCGACGACGTGGACGCCCCCGATCCACGGGACACGTTGACGGGAGGCGACACCGCTGACTTGGTTGTGGTGGGGGCCGGCTACTCCGGCCTCTGGACCGCTCTCATCGCCAAGCAGCGCAACCCCGAGCGGGACGTGGTGCTGCTGGAGGGGAAGACCATCGGCTGGGCGGCGTCCGGCCGCAACGGGGGGTTCTGCTCGGCGTCGCTCACCCACGGTCAGGCCAACGGGATGGACTGGTACCCCCGGGACATGCCACGGCTGGAGAGACTCGGCCGGCAGAACCTGGCCGGCATCGTCGAGACGATCGAGAAGTTCGGCATCGACTGCAAGCTCGAGAAGTCCGGCGAGCTGCGGGTCGCGACCATGGAGTACCAGCTGGCCGACATCTGGGTCGACTACCAGCGGATGCTCGACTTCGGTGACGACGCCGTTCTCCTCGACCAGGACGCGGTCCGGGCCGAGCTCAAGTCGCCGACGTTCCTCGGGGCGGTCTGGTCGAAGGACAAGACCGTGATGGTCGACCCGGCCCGGCTGTGCTGGGGTCTCGCCGACGCGTGCGAGGAGCTGGGCGTGCGGATCTACGAGAACTCCTGGGTGAATTCGATGGTGCGTGAGGGCGCGACGATGGTGCTGACCACGCCGACCGGCACGGTGCGGGCGAACAAGGTCGCGTTGGGCACCAACGCGTTCCCCTCGTTGCTGAAGCGGGTGCGGCCGTATGTGGTGCCGGTCTACGACTACGCGATCGCCACCGAGCCGCTGACCGACGACCAGCTGGCGTCCATCGGCTGGAAGAACCGTCAGGGCGTGGGCGACTCCGGGAACCTGTTCCACTACTACCGGCTCGGTGAGGACAACTCCATCCTCTGGGGCGGTTACGACGTCGTCTACCACTACGGCGGCAAGATCGACGACAGCTTCGATCAGCGGCCGGAGACGTTCCAGCGGCTGTCCGAGCACTTCTTCGAGACCTTCCCGCAGCTGGAGGACGTGAAGTTCAGCCACACCTGGGGCGGCGTCATCGACACCTGTTCGCGGTTCTTCCCGTTCTACGGGACCGGCCACGGCGGGAAGGTCGCGCACGCCACCGGTTTCACCGGTCTCGGCGTCGGCGCCACCCGTTTCGGCGCGCAGGTGATGCTGGACCTGTTGGACGGCAGGAAGACCGACATCACCGAGCTGGAGACCGTCCGCGGCAAGCCGGTGCCGTTCCCGCCGGAGCCGCTGCGGTCGGGAGTCATCAACATGACGAAGTGGTCGGTCGAGCGGGCCGACGCCAACGAGGGCAAGCGCAACATGTGGCTGCGCACCCTCGACCGGTTCGGGTTGGGCTTCGACTCCTGA
- a CDS encoding nuclear transport factor 2 family protein — MPTTAALLTASLHEVFGNRDAASRRAAIERVYAEDVRFVEPEGTVVGRDALEGRAATLIGQAPPGFTFREDGPAYVDGDFGLLGWALGPVDGEPVVRGVDILTVTDGLVTEIRTVLAS; from the coding sequence ATGCCCACCACCGCAGCACTGCTGACCGCCAGCCTCCACGAGGTCTTCGGCAACCGCGACGCCGCCTCCCGCCGGGCGGCGATCGAGCGGGTCTACGCCGAGGACGTCCGTTTCGTCGAACCCGAGGGCACCGTGGTCGGCCGTGACGCCCTGGAGGGGCGCGCCGCCACCCTCATCGGGCAGGCCCCACCCGGTTTCACCTTCCGCGAGGACGGGCCCGCGTACGTCGACGGTGACTTCGGCCTGCTCGGCTGGGCCCTCGGACCCGTCGACGGCGAGCCGGTGGTCCGCGGTGTGGACATCCTCACCGTCACCGACGGCCTCGTCACCGAGATCCGGACCGTCCTCGCCTCCTGA
- a CDS encoding ABC transporter ATP-binding protein yields MTTTPDLFAGSGALRIRGLQKHYGSFAAVDGIDLDVPEGSFFALLGPSGCGKTTTLRMVAGLEEPTAGSIEIGGHDVARLRAHQRPVNTVFQSYALFPHLTIYENIAFGLRRRKVDGIDAKVREMLELVDLGHLAQRKPTQLSGGQQQRVAVVRALVNRPKVLLLDEPLGALDLKLRRQMQLELKRIQTEVGITFIHVTHDQEEAMTMADTIAVLNKGRVEQMGAPVDLYENPATAFVSGFLGQSNLLPATILAREGDVITVNSEGFRLAMPASRAHAEGPAVQVGVRPEKIQIADEGQAPSMTNVIDGVIVDASFIGVSTQYLVRTPADEEITVFSQNTSTTLRRVGDRVSLYWDPAHTFALAENAAEVALAAEIAS; encoded by the coding sequence ATGACCACCACGCCCGACCTCTTCGCGGGCTCCGGCGCCCTGCGCATCCGTGGCCTGCAGAAGCATTACGGGAGCTTCGCCGCGGTGGACGGTATCGACCTCGACGTGCCGGAGGGGTCGTTCTTCGCGCTGCTGGGACCTTCCGGCTGCGGGAAGACGACCACGCTGCGGATGGTCGCGGGGCTCGAGGAGCCGACCGCCGGTTCGATCGAGATCGGCGGCCACGACGTCGCGCGGCTCCGGGCCCACCAGCGGCCGGTCAACACCGTCTTCCAGAGCTATGCGCTGTTCCCGCATCTCACCATCTACGAGAACATCGCCTTCGGTCTGCGTCGCCGCAAGGTCGACGGCATCGACGCCAAGGTGCGCGAGATGCTGGAGCTGGTCGACCTGGGGCACCTCGCCCAGCGCAAGCCGACCCAGCTCTCCGGCGGCCAGCAGCAGCGGGTCGCGGTCGTGCGGGCCCTGGTCAACCGGCCGAAGGTGCTGCTGCTCGACGAGCCGCTGGGGGCGCTGGATCTCAAGCTGCGCCGGCAGATGCAGCTGGAACTGAAGCGCATCCAGACCGAGGTGGGCATCACCTTCATCCACGTCACCCACGACCAGGAGGAGGCCATGACGATGGCCGACACCATCGCGGTGCTGAACAAGGGCCGGGTGGAGCAGATGGGGGCACCGGTCGACCTCTACGAGAACCCGGCCACCGCCTTCGTGTCCGGCTTCCTCGGTCAGTCGAACCTGTTGCCCGCCACCATCCTCGCCCGCGAGGGTGACGTGATCACGGTGAACAGCGAGGGTTTCCGGCTCGCGATGCCGGCGTCGCGGGCCCACGCCGAGGGCCCGGCGGTGCAGGTGGGGGTCCGTCCCGAGAAGATCCAGATCGCCGACGAGGGGCAGGCCCCGTCGATGACCAACGTCATCGACGGCGTCATCGTCGACGCGTCCTTCATCGGGGTGTCCACCCAGTACCTCGTCCGCACCCCGGCCGACGAGGAGATCACCGTCTTCTCGCAGAACACCTCGACCACGCTGCGCCGGGTCGGGGACCGGGTGTCGCTGTACTGGGATCCGGCCCACACCTTCGCTCTGGCCGAGAACGCGGCCGAGGTCGCCCTCGCCGCGGAGATCGCCTCGTGA
- a CDS encoding aminobutyraldehyde dehydrogenase yields MSSSPTKTRGLLNVIDGVLRDGSGDPFTVLDPATGRAHTGYALAGPAEVDDAVAAARRAFPGWSRATPGERATAVHALAAELGAMAGELADAETAQTGKPLRFATDFDVAGTVDNAAFFAGAARVLEGSASTEYSPDHTSSIRREAVGVVGSIAPWNYPLQMAGWKILPAIAAGNTIVLKPAEITPLTAVLMARAAQRAGIPDGVVNVVTGTGAVAGDALVGHPDVDMVSFTGSTGVGRRVMARCAERGARVHLELGGKAPFVVFADADLEAAVHGAVAASVINTGQDCTAATRAYVHVSLLDAFVAGVADLFAGIRLGDPRDPDTDLGPLSSAAHRDKVAGMVSRAAAGGAQVIAPGRLPDGDVAGGFWCRPALVVGVGQRSEIVRDEVFGPVLTVTGFTDDDEALRLANDSPFGLAASAWTGSVHRALRASRELRAGTVWINDHIPIFSEMPHGGVGASGFGKDMSMYSLNDYTVVKHVAMDLTAHARKAWHRTVFTDRSPDLQVPPTM; encoded by the coding sequence GTGTCCTCTTCCCCGACGAAGACCCGCGGCCTGCTGAACGTCATCGACGGCGTCCTCCGCGACGGCTCCGGCGACCCCTTCACCGTGCTCGATCCGGCCACCGGCCGCGCGCACACCGGGTACGCCCTCGCCGGCCCGGCCGAGGTCGACGACGCCGTCGCGGCCGCCCGGCGGGCGTTTCCCGGATGGTCGCGGGCGACCCCGGGGGAGCGCGCCACCGCAGTGCACGCGCTGGCCGCCGAGCTCGGCGCGATGGCCGGTGAACTCGCCGACGCGGAGACCGCGCAGACCGGCAAGCCGCTGCGGTTCGCCACCGACTTCGACGTCGCCGGCACCGTCGACAACGCCGCGTTCTTCGCCGGTGCCGCCCGGGTGCTGGAGGGTTCGGCGTCGACCGAGTACTCGCCCGACCACACCAGCAGCATCCGCCGGGAGGCGGTCGGCGTCGTCGGCTCCATCGCGCCGTGGAACTACCCGCTGCAGATGGCCGGCTGGAAGATCCTGCCGGCCATCGCCGCCGGCAACACCATCGTCCTCAAGCCCGCCGAGATCACCCCGCTCACCGCGGTGCTGATGGCCCGGGCCGCCCAGCGCGCCGGGATCCCGGACGGCGTCGTCAACGTCGTGACCGGCACCGGAGCGGTCGCCGGCGACGCGCTCGTCGGACACCCGGACGTCGACATGGTCAGCTTCACCGGCTCCACCGGGGTCGGTCGCCGGGTGATGGCCCGCTGCGCGGAGCGCGGCGCCCGGGTGCACCTCGAGCTCGGCGGCAAGGCGCCGTTCGTGGTGTTCGCCGACGCCGATCTCGAGGCGGCCGTGCACGGCGCGGTGGCCGCGAGCGTCATCAACACCGGGCAGGACTGCACCGCGGCGACCCGGGCCTACGTGCACGTCTCGCTGCTGGACGCGTTCGTCGCCGGGGTCGCCGACCTGTTCGCCGGCATCCGGCTGGGCGATCCGCGCGACCCCGACACCGATCTCGGGCCGCTGTCCAGCGCCGCCCACCGGGACAAGGTCGCCGGCATGGTGTCCCGGGCCGCGGCCGGGGGAGCACAGGTCATCGCCCCCGGCCGGCTCCCCGACGGAGATGTCGCCGGCGGCTTCTGGTGCCGTCCCGCGCTCGTGGTGGGGGTCGGTCAGCGCAGCGAGATCGTCCGGGACGAGGTCTTCGGCCCGGTGCTCACCGTCACCGGATTCACCGACGACGACGAGGCGCTGCGGCTGGCCAACGACAGCCCGTTCGGGCTCGCGGCGTCGGCCTGGACCGGCAGCGTCCACCGGGCGTTGCGGGCGTCGCGGGAGCTGCGTGCCGGGACCGTCTGGATCAACGACCACATCCCCATCTTCTCCGAGATGCCGCACGGCGGTGTCGGTGCCTCGGGCTTCGGCAAGGACATGAGCATGTACTCACTCAACGACTACACGGTGGTCAAGCACGTCGCGATGGACCTGACCGCCCACGCCCGGAAAGCCTGGCACCGTACCGTTTTCACTGACAGGTCACCCGACCTGCAGGTTCCCCCCACGATGTAG
- a CDS encoding MarR family winged helix-turn-helix transcriptional regulator codes for MAPDRAVPPESPFALLTPEQVRAWYAWMKLQLRLRYEMNRQLRADSGISLSDYDVLVALTSAPDGRMRMAALATRIGWERSRTSHHVRTLAGRGLVTSGRAADDGRATDVALTATGRDTLRDASPQHIALVRRMFFEGLTPAAVAELARSLETVYEKVIEHGTLPRPDDHP; via the coding sequence ATGGCACCGGACCGTGCAGTACCGCCCGAGTCGCCGTTCGCTCTGCTCACGCCCGAGCAGGTACGGGCCTGGTACGCGTGGATGAAGCTGCAGCTGCGGCTGCGCTACGAGATGAACCGACAGTTGCGCGCCGACAGCGGCATCTCACTCTCCGACTACGACGTGCTCGTCGCGCTGACCAGCGCGCCGGACGGCCGGATGCGGATGGCGGCCCTGGCCACCCGCATCGGCTGGGAGCGCAGTCGCACCTCCCACCACGTGCGCACGCTGGCCGGGCGCGGCCTGGTGACCAGCGGCCGGGCGGCCGACGACGGGCGGGCCACCGACGTCGCGCTGACCGCGACGGGCCGGGACACCCTGCGGGACGCCTCACCGCAGCACATCGCGCTCGTCCGGCGGATGTTCTTCGAGGGGCTGACGCCGGCTGCGGTGGCCGAGCTCGCCCGGAGCCTGGAGACCGTCTACGAGAAGGTCATCGAGCACGGCACCCTGCCGCGGCCCGACGACCACCCCTGA
- a CDS encoding ABC transporter permease: MTALAHVVPTGGGATPPPEPGRGRKLTPYFLLLPAGLALVVFFLVPILTLFNTSLQSGSLEQGYSFTWSFNHYWEVWVQYWPQFLRSFGFAALATVLTILIAYPLAYTIAFKAGRWRSVLLVLVIAPFFTSFLIRTLAWTTILSDNGVVVDFLRSTGVLGLTDLVGLTTGDRVLATPLAVILGLTYNFLPFMVLPLYASLEKQDRNLLQAAGDLYSSSWQSFWRITWPLSLPGVISGTLLTFIPAAGDYINATFLGSTRQAMAGNAIDALFLRIRDYSHAAALSISLMVAIVALVVYYVRRSGTEELV; this comes from the coding sequence GTGACGGCCCTCGCCCATGTCGTCCCGACCGGCGGAGGAGCGACGCCACCGCCGGAGCCGGGGCGCGGCCGGAAGCTGACGCCCTACTTCCTGCTGCTCCCGGCCGGTCTCGCGCTGGTCGTGTTCTTCCTGGTGCCGATCCTCACCCTGTTCAACACCTCGCTGCAGAGTGGCAGTCTCGAGCAGGGCTACTCGTTCACCTGGAGCTTCAACCACTACTGGGAGGTCTGGGTCCAGTACTGGCCGCAGTTCCTCCGGTCGTTCGGGTTCGCCGCCCTGGCCACGGTCCTCACGATCCTGATCGCCTACCCGCTGGCCTACACGATCGCCTTCAAGGCCGGGCGGTGGCGCTCGGTGTTGCTGGTCCTGGTCATCGCCCCGTTCTTCACCAGCTTCCTGATCCGGACGCTGGCCTGGACGACCATCCTGTCCGACAACGGCGTGGTGGTGGACTTCCTCCGTTCGACCGGCGTCCTGGGCCTCACCGATCTCGTCGGGCTGACCACCGGCGACCGGGTGCTGGCCACGCCGTTGGCGGTCATCCTCGGCCTGACGTACAACTTCCTGCCGTTCATGGTGCTGCCGCTCTATGCGTCGCTGGAGAAGCAGGACCGCAACCTGCTGCAGGCGGCCGGCGACCTGTACTCGAGCTCCTGGCAGAGCTTCTGGAGGATCACCTGGCCGCTCTCGCTTCCCGGCGTGATCTCCGGGACGCTGCTCACGTTCATCCCGGCCGCCGGCGACTACATCAACGCGACGTTCCTCGGCTCGACCCGACAGGCGATGGCGGGCAACGCGATCGATGCTCTGTTCCTGCGCATCCGCGACTACTCGCACGCCGCCGCGCTGTCGATCTCGCTGATGGTGGCGATCGTCGCGCTCGTCGTCTACTACGTCCGCCGGTCCGGCACCGAGGAGCTCGTATGA
- a CDS encoding ABC transporter permease, with the protein MTTRSDQRTSRPDVPRPPAKATPAPAPPRLGRWLRDHAVVFFGSLGLLYLFTPIFVVVVFSFNKPAGSFNYTWSQFSLDAWTNVCDVAGLCDSLVLSIKIALLSTVAATILGTLAAFALVRHRFRGRGLANILIFVPMATPEVVVGSSLLVLFVNMGFPLGQTTIWIAHTMFCLSFVIVTVKARLVGLDPRLEQAAQDLYAGRWETFRRITLPLILPGVVAAAMLSFSLSFDDFIITNFNSGSEVTFPMFVWGAAKKALPPQINVIGTAMLLIALAAVVIGRFVSARRAR; encoded by the coding sequence ATGACCACCCGCTCGGACCAGCGGACCTCCCGGCCGGACGTCCCGCGTCCGCCGGCGAAGGCCACCCCGGCCCCCGCCCCGCCCCGGCTCGGCCGCTGGCTGCGCGACCACGCGGTGGTCTTCTTCGGCTCGCTGGGCCTGCTGTACCTGTTCACGCCGATCTTCGTCGTCGTGGTGTTCTCGTTCAACAAGCCGGCCGGGTCGTTCAACTACACCTGGTCGCAGTTCTCCCTCGACGCCTGGACCAACGTCTGCGACGTCGCGGGCCTCTGCGACTCGCTCGTGCTGAGCATCAAGATCGCGCTGCTCTCCACCGTCGCGGCCACCATCCTGGGCACCCTCGCGGCGTTCGCCCTGGTGCGACACCGCTTCCGTGGTCGGGGCCTCGCCAACATCCTGATCTTCGTGCCGATGGCGACGCCGGAGGTCGTGGTCGGGTCGTCACTGCTGGTGCTCTTCGTCAACATGGGCTTCCCGCTGGGGCAGACCACGATCTGGATCGCGCACACCATGTTCTGCCTGTCGTTCGTCATCGTGACGGTGAAGGCGCGGCTCGTCGGCCTGGACCCGCGGCTGGAGCAGGCCGCACAGGACCTCTACGCCGGCCGCTGGGAGACCTTCCGCCGCATCACACTGCCGCTGATCCTCCCCGGTGTGGTGGCCGCCGCGATGCTGTCGTTCTCGTTGTCGTTCGACGACTTCATCATCACCAACTTCAACTCCGGGTCCGAGGTCACCTTCCCGATGTTCGTGTGGGGCGCGGCCAAGAAGGCGCTGCCGCCACAGATCAACGTGATCGGCACCGCGATGCTGCTGATCGCCCTGGCGGCCGTGGTCATCGGCCGTTTCGTGAGCGCGCGGCGGGCGAGGTGA